The stretch of DNA ATTTTTATaatgtttatttattatttatataattattacgATAAATCTCGTTATCCCTAATCATTATAAATATATGTGGTAAACTTTAGTTTAAAAACACAAATTACTCATTGGTTTAAATTCTGAAATATTTTGATGAAATTTATCAAGATCGTTTACATGTCAatttttgtgagatggatcttcGACTCGAGtcaaatctttaaaaaaaatattattttttatgttaaaaatactATTTTTCAATGCAGTTTTAGAGATATAAATCAATGAGACCGTTCCACTGTTAATTTATATTTGGTTTATAAATTTATCGATCATCCCTTTTAGATATTTAGTTGTGTACAAGCAAttattttactaatttttaCTATAGATCCATCAAATTAGCGGTCTGGTTTATCCAATTTAGGGGTGTCAAAAATGAACCCGACACGGGACGACACGAAAAATATCGGGTTTGGGTTGggggttttcgggttcgggtcgaAACGGGTCGACCCGAATGCAaacccgaaaaaaaaaaatttctcggGTGGGTTCGGGTTGCCCCGGGTTGACCTGAAAAAAATATCAGGTCACCCAATGACCTTAAaaattttttacaatttatatAACTATTTTCTAGACCCAGAGtataatagcgacggattttgagtaaaaccgtcgctaatagcgacaggtATTAACAAAACCGGATCGGCGACGTTTTTGTTAATACCTGTCgctacttagcgacggtttgtataaAATGTCGctaattttgcgacggtttcaacaaaaactgtcgcaaatactttttttttaaaatgttataattatttaaatctgaaataCAAATATATTGTGCTGTATAatccaaaaaaaattaacaaaatttgagaaatgtaatcatattattaatctgtaaataataatacaagtgtttcatacaaaatgaatcagccatgtaacgctccatctcctcctgtgatgttgatttaaaatgaatcaaattgaatttttttaatgtagCGTTGATGAAAATAacgaaatttaataaacttacgtggagcaggcgggatcgcgtgtcaacgacagatccatctacatgttgATGTATGTGAACGTATAGCTCCCATGATTTTGAAATGCATCGTTCGCATCAATTTGATTATGCTCAGTATTTGGCTCAACATCAGTGACATAAGCTCGCCTACGTAGAGTACTCACATGCATCCAATCTGATTCTGCTCTCTTTGTTGTTGGATAAGTCAAATACACAACTTGCGAGACTTGCGTAGGAAATACAAATGGTtcgtagtattcaagactcttttttcgattgacatcaacaattttgtacttttTATTAGGAACCACAAATTGTttgtaatttcgtctaaatatggtttgttctgacatttttttTGATTGTAAGGATAACGGATATATCAATTTAATAAACACTCAGGATGACTAAATGCAAATGTTAAAAACGACTCTAAACGCGAcaatttatagacagtttgctaaaaccccgaaccctaaaccctaaaccataaactattagcgactgtttgctaaaaccgtcgctaataccctaaaccctaaactattagcgacggtttactaaAATCGTCGCTCatataaatcggcgacggtttcaattgcgacggtttaaataaaaaccgtcgctatataggcAGCTAAACgattatatttttttctatatttattattattttttattttttcgattttttttcattaattttttaaaaaaataaaaaaaatcgggTTAGACGGGTTGAGTTGGGTTAGAcgggttcgtgttcgggttgggGGTTTTTGGGTTGCTTCGGATTcgggttgggttcgggttgaaaaaaaaaaaaaaaaattcgcgggtcaacccgacccaacccacccGATTGACACCCCTAATCCAATTTACATGTCGCTAGGTTTGTTATGAAAAACATGTTAGAAATTTGATGAAAATTGAAACATTGTTAtccatttaatttatttatctcCTCGATCATtctcaaaataaaatttgattattttatttttgtgagGAAAAGCAAACTTGATTTGATGAGCCTTGAATGATCATAAATTACCTTATAATAACAATAATGAGATACTGAGATCGAGCTTGTATCTCAGTTGGTCTAACTTATTGTCCATTTATCTCTGAACTAGGATACAAATTCTCCATTATCTTGTGGCACGAGCTACATGATTCGTTGAACTCCAAAAGGTGCAAACCACAGTTAACGGTTATAACAGCTCTTACTGACAGTGCTCGCCAAGTAATCGAGACAAATATGGATTCTTAACTGGTCTGCttaaatgacaaaaacttatgtgagacggtctcacgggtcgtatttgtgagatgaatctcttatttgggtcactcatgaaaaattattatctttttatgctaagaatattactttttattgtgaatatgagtatttattgtgaatatgagtagggttgacccgtctcacagattataatccgtgagacggtcttacatgagactcactctgcttaaataagtaaataaaaAAGCAAATTTGATTTGATCTATTTCTgccttaaattaataatattaataataatgaatattaaaataagacaaaaacttgtgtgagacggtctcacggatcgtatttgtgagacatatctcttatttggatcatccatgaaaaagaattattttttgtgctaagagtattacattttattgtgaatatgagtagagttgactcgtctcaaagattaagatccgtgagacgatctcacgtgagactcactcttaaaaTAAATCACTATTTCAAAAACCCCTATTTTATTCATAATAGTTTTCCATTGCGTCTTCAGTAATCATTTTATGAAAGATTATCCTAAACGAAGCCGTATCGCGAGGCTTGACCTACCACTTGAATGATGCTAAAAGTGCATATCCTGCACAGGTTAATCTCGACCATTTCCCAATTTCAGCCAGTTCCTCCTCCGTACCTCGCCGCCGACCTCTACTGCACTAAGTCTGCACTGACTCTCTCCACAGCTGCAAATTTGGTAAAAATGGAAGCAACTGCGGACTCTCCGAGAGATGACTTAAACACCCCCATGAACCCAATTTCGAAGAATGCCCAAAAGAAGCTTCTCAAGCAGCAGCGATTCGAGGCGAAGAAAGCCGAAAAGAAGGCGCAGATGAAGGATCGGAAGAAGGAGGAGGCCGAGCGGAGGCGAAAGGAATGGGACGAAAAATTGGCCAGCGTTGGGGTAGAGGAGAGAGAGAAATTGATAGAGGAGAGGAAAGGGTTGAGGAAAGAGCGAATGGACCATCGTTCGGAGGAAAGAGGGAGGAAAATCGAGAGGCTTAACGTAGCGAAAGTAAGTGGGCAAAATGTCGTTATCGACCTTGAGTTCGCCCATCTCATGAGCTCTGGGGAGCTCCATAGCCTTGTGCAGCAGGTATCTTTAGTTTCTTTGTTATGTGAAACCTAATGAGCATGATTGTTTATTGGGATGCTATTGGAAATCGAGAATATTACTGAGCAGGAGATGAGAAtgtacttaaaaatattttgtgatGGATTAGTCTATGAATCAGTGTTCTAAATGGCTATCTAGACCTTGCTTAGGCACTAAGTGGCGATCTAGGCGGCCGCCTAGGCAGTTCCGAAACGGTACCGGCCCTCGACCCCCTCTCTTTTCTCTAAATTGGTCTCTGTAAGGGGTTGGAGACCATCCAACGAACGAGGTGGTCGAAAGGATCAATGATTTTAAACTCTGTCAAagccaaaataattttaaaaattctgTCAATTTAAAAACCTTTGATATAATTAAAACAAGCTTCATTGTcgtttgaatttatttttggtttCAAGTGTCCTCAACCATCAGTTACCACGTGCCTCCAGCGACCGCTGCCTTCAGCCACCAGCTTAATTATTTTGTTAGTTcacatttatatatttatttgcacTTTGTCTATTACATCGTACAAAGTTTTTTTTATACATAACATTATtcaattacataaaaaaaatatgattatttgcaattacattgcatgattatatagtTACATATAAAAAATTCAACCGTCTAGGCTGCCACGGACCGCCCCACCACCGCCTCCCGCGATTTACAACATTGCTATGAACTAGATTTCGTCATTAAAAGTTCAACTTAAATCATATTTGGCTTTTAATTGATCTTTCGATTATAATAGAAACCAGAAGGAACCTAATGTTGTGAGTTATCCATATGCCCAAAAAGTcaccatcttgttcatgtttaAGTTTGACATTCGGAATTGGCTGCTTGCTTCCAACATCTTTTGCGAAATTCCAAACCTCTTTCCCCTATACTGCTTGAATAAAGTTCTAAGGGGTGTTCAAGTTTATACCCTAATTCGCTCCATTAGCAGTCTGTTAAAGCACTGACATTATTCATTCCTATAAAGGCGCATAAAAAGAGTATTCATTCCTGACCAGATCGGTTGTAGTCTTAAACTCGTTTGTCTTTATTTGGTTTAGTCCACCTGCTTTATACACTATCTACAATCATGAACTCTTTTTTGAAatacaatgtcatattctgatttcaGTTTGCTAGCATCATAGTTAATTTTGGGAGTGCTATGTTGTATGTTCCTACTTTGCTGTTCCTAAGCTCCCAATTCATGTAGGCTTCAACTTAGAGCAGCTTCTGCTGTTCTCTTGTCATTGAGAGACCCTTACGGTCTCATAACATGTTAATTTTGGTTAGGTTAGATAGGAGTTTGAACAACAGTGTCCTGAGTGTATTTTGAGCTTATGCGTCTGATTTTAGGGTGAGTTTACTAGAAGTtttgaatcaattttttttgtaGGCTGTGCATGCAATTAATTTATCTTCTTTTATAGTTCCAGCTTCCAGGATTATCTAATTATTACTGATGTTGCAGATTATGTATTGTTATGCAATTAATGGAAGACGTGCCTCACCGGCCCATCTTTGGCTGACAGGATGCCAAGGAGAAATGCAAAACCAGCTTCAACAGATCCCAGGATATGATAACTGGATAATCGAGAAGAAGGATCAATCATATTTTGAAGCTTTTCTAGATAAAAGAGAGAATTTGGTTTACCTCACCGCCGATTCTGAAATTGTGTTGGATGAACTTGATCCTAGGGCCATCTACATCATCGGTGGCTTGGTAGATCGCAACCGTTGGAAAGGCATTACCATGAAGAAAGCAAAAGAGCAAGGCATTAAAACTGCAAAACTGCCCATTGGAAATTACCTAAAGATGTCTAGTTCTCAGGTGTGATTTGTTTTTACTCGACCTCTCGCATTTGGtttgtttcttcttttttttttaacgcAATTTGGTTTGCTTCTGGGTATTCAATGTGGTATGGCCTGATGTAGCTGGAGATTATATTCAGCTTTTGTTCCATACTGTCAGATAAGCGCTTCATAATTAAGACAATCCAGAGAATTTTCCTTTTCCACCTCATTGTCAGTCAGACGTTATGTAATAATGAAGTTAGAATTACGAAATACCAGTTGTTTCCCTGGCAGCACAAATATTTCAGTGAAGTTCAGGTTCTCGTCACACAAGTAACACAGTTGTTT from Primulina eburnea isolate SZY01 chromosome 6, ASM2296580v1, whole genome shotgun sequence encodes:
- the LOC140834748 gene encoding tRNA (guanine(9)-N1)-methyltransferase, producing the protein MMLKVHILHRLISTISQFQPVPPPYLAADLYCTKSALTLSTAANLVKMEATADSPRDDLNTPMNPISKNAQKKLLKQQRFEAKKAEKKAQMKDRKKEEAERRRKEWDEKLASVGVEEREKLIEERKGLRKERMDHRSEERGRKIERLNVAKVSGQNVVIDLEFAHLMSSGELHSLVQQIMYCYAINGRRASPAHLWLTGCQGEMQNQLQQIPGYDNWIIEKKDQSYFEAFLDKRENLVYLTADSEIVLDELDPRAIYIIGGLVDRNRWKGITMKKAKEQGIKTAKLPIGNYLKMSSSQVLTVNQVVEILLKYLEMKDWKESFFQVIPQRKRCEAVSEESKERLERKCNGGYEDEKRSTERLEEKDDENEDNSRLEVTDGAGIDDQKIKKQCVENPSVNCYMGS